The sequence ACGGCACGAGCGGGATCGTCGGACCTGCTTGGCCAAGCAGGAACCAGGCGGCGATGACCGGCCCCGCTACGGTGCCGACCGCGTTGAACGCCTGCAGCAACGTGAAGCGCGATACCGCTGCTGCCTTCGCGCCATAGGTAGCCATCAGCCCGTTGCACGCAATCTGCAGGATCGTCGCACCCGAGGAGATCATCAGCAATGCGGCCAGCATCGCCGCATAGCGCGACGAATATTGTGCCACCGCAAAAGCGCAACATCCGAGCGAGATGATGCACAATGCCACCGCGATGGCGCGCAACGCGCCCGTTCGCGCGGTAAGCCACGTGGCAGGGAGCGCGAACAGCAAATAGCTCGAATAATAAGCGAGCTGCGCCAGCATCGCCTCGGCATAGCCCATGTGCATCACCAGCTTCAGTCGCGGCACCAGCAGCGCCTCGATCGAGGCAAGTAGGCCGCCGCCGAAGAATATGCCCGGCATCAGGCGGAAAAGGCGCGCCATGATGTCGTTCTCGGCGCGATCGGCAGCACTCTCCATGCGCCGACCGTAGGCGGTTGGCGGTGCCAGACAAGCGCCAAAGGCAAAAATGGACATCGATGTCAGAAACATTTTGACATCGATGTCCATTTCGGGTTGAAGGCCCGCAAGCGGGTGTAAAACCATGCTTTCAGGAGAGGATTTCATGACTCGGCATATGCTTGCCGCGAGCAGCGCGCTCGCGACCATTCTCGGCGTTGCGGCGCCCGCCTTCGCCCAGACGGCGACCGCCGGCGCGCCTTCAAGTGCGGCGCCGCAACCGACGGACAATAGCGGCCAGGTCGGCGAAATCGTCGTCACCGCGACCAAGCGCGAAACCAGCCTCGAGCGGACGCCGATCGCCATCTCGGCCTTCAGCCAGGCGTCGCTCGACCGGCAGCAGGTCAAGGACGTGACCGGCCTCGCCGATTTCGTGCCGAGCCTGCACTTCGCCCAGCAGGGCGATCAGGGCGCCATCCTGCTCACGCTGCGCGGCATCGGCAACGACAGCGCCTACACCGAAGTCGCCGACCCCGAGGTCGCGATCTACGTCGACGGCATCTATGCGCCGCGCGCGCAGGGCGCTTCGGTGCTGATGTACGACATGCAGCGGGTCGAGGTGCTGCGCGGCCCGCAGGGCACGTTGTTCGGCCGCAATGCGACGGTCGGCGCGATCAGCATGGTCACCGCCAAGCCCACGCTCGACGGCTTCCATGCCAATGTCGAAGCAGTCGGCGGCTCGTACAGCCGGGTCGGCGTGAAGGGGATGGTCAACATCCCGGTGACGGACAATTTCGCGCTGCGCGCGGCGTTCATCACCGATCGCCACGACGGCTATATCGATTATCAGACCCCGCCGAGCATTCCCGGCCTCAATCGGTCGGCCTTCGTCACCAGCGGCAAGAAATATGATGCCGCAGACCAGAAGTCGGCGCGCCTGTCCGCGCGCTGGGATCTCGGCCGGTTCAAGTGGGATCTGTCGGGTGAATATTATAAGGATACCGGCTCGCCGATCCTCGCGCTGAACCAGAATCCCGCGCCGGGCCAGAAATTCTGGTCGGCCTTGGTCGATACCGCGCCCGAGACCGATCGTTACTCATGGGGCGTCCGCTCCAACATGAGCTATGATTTCACCGATCATATCGAGCTCGCTTACGTCGCCGGCTTCTCGCGCGTCGGCGGCAACGCGGTTTCCGATGCCGATGCGGGTGCGCATGCACCGACGCAGAGCGCGACCGGCACCCTGGTATTGCCCAACGGCGCCTTCGGCGAAAACCGGACGGCTTATTCGCGCTACGACTTCTGGAGCCACGAAGTTCAGCTTAAGTCGATCGGGCACAATGCGATCGACTGGATCCTGGGCGGCTATTACAGCCACGAGGTCAACAAGATCCGCTTCGACATCGATCAGCGCAACGGCTATCGCGACGGCACCTTCAACTGGTCGGGCACGTTCGTCCAGGCAGATCGCGAGATCGACTCGCGTGCGGCCTTCGGCCAGGCCGTGTGGCACGCGACCAGCCGGATCAACCTGACCGGCGGCATCCGCTATACGAGCGACAAGAAGCAGGATATCGGCGGGCGCAACCTCACTTATTGCGGCGGTGCGGCGTCCACCAACCCGAATTGCTACGCCACGTCGAACATTCCGGGCATCTTCGGGATCGACACCAACGGCGCCGGCAATATCACCCAAGTACTGAACGCCTTGAACGCGGAGAGCGCGGCGCTCGGCTATGGCAGCCTGTGGGGCACGACCAACAACGACACCAAGGGCAAGTGGAACAAGGTGACGTGGCTCGCCCGGGCCGACATGCAGGTGACCGACACCACGTTGGTCTATGGCAGCGTCAGCACCGGCTTCAAATCGGGTAATATCGAGGATGGCGGCCTGCTCGCAGGCCCCGAGACGCTGACCAACTATGAAGTCGGTTCCAAGTCGCGCCTGTTTGGCGGACGCGCGACGCTGAACCTTGCGGCCTATTATGAGGACTTCAAGGGCTATCAGGTCAATCAGGCCGAAACGACGCGCGACGCTGCCGGGAACATCACCGGCAGCCAGATCGTCACCACTAACGCGCAGGGCGCCAAGGCCTACGGCGTCGAGGCGGAACTGACCGCCAACATTACCCGCCTCGACCGGGTCAATCTGGCGGCGACCTACCAGCATACGCGATTCGACTCGTTGGTCACCGTCAACAACGGCATCTACAATGTCGCACCGACGAACTATCGCGATTTGAAGGGCAACGAACTGCCGCATGCGCCGCATTTCTCGATGACCGGCACCTACGAGCATGACTTCCCGCTCGTCAACGGCGCCCGGATCACGCCGCGCGGCACGGTCCATTACGAGACGCGCAGCTGGCTGAGCTACTTCAACGGCGACGGCACCAGCGGCTACGCCGCCGCCAACCTGCCCGGAAAGGGGCTGCTCGGCACCGCCTACGATCAGCAGAAGGCCTATGCCAAGATCGATCTCGGCCTGACCTATGCGTCGCCGGGCGACCGCTATGAGATCGAGGCGTTCGGCCTCAACGTCACCGACAAGCGCATCCGCACCAGCGCGGGCGTGTCGGGCCCGACCAATGGCCTCGTCCCGGTCTTCCTCTCCAATTACGAGGCGCCGGCGACGTGGGGTGTGCGGGTCCGCGCGAAGTTCTGACGATTTCCCTGGCCGGTACGTACCCCGAACCGGCGCTCGCCGCCGCCGTTTAGATCTTGAACGGCGGCGGACTTTTTGACGAACTCGGGAACGTCGGTCGGACTAGGACTGGACCATGACTGCCAAGCACATCGTGATTGTCGGCGGCGGGACGGCGGGCTGGCTCACCGCCGCTTATCTGGCGCGCGCGATCGCGGCACGCCCGGACGGCTGGACGATCAGCCTGATCGAATCCGCCGACATCGGCACGATCGGGGTGGGCGAGGGCAGCTTCCCCTCGCTGCGTTCGACCCTCGCCATGCTGGGCCGGAGCGAAGCCGAGTTCCTGCGCGCGAGCGACGCCACCTTCAAGCAGGGCGTTCGCTTCGTCGATTGGGCGGGCGGCCCGACGCCGGGCGCCGGCGGGGCGGACGATTATTTCCACCCCTTCAACCTGCCGGTCGGCGGCGACGCGCCGGGCCTGCTGCCCTTCTGGCTGGACAGCGGCGAGGATCCGGCGCGGCCTTCCTATGCCGATGCCGTCACGGTGCAGGAAAGGCTGATCCGCGCGGGCCGCGGCCCGAAGATGCGGCGGGATCCCGATTTCTCGGGTCCGATGAACTACGCCTATCATTTCGACGCCGCCAAATTCGGCGCATGGCTGCGCGGCGTCGCGACCGCCGATGGCGTGACGCGGATCGAGGGGACCGTGGCATCCGTTGCCCGCGCCGACGATGGCGACGTCAGCACGCTGACGCTTGCTGACGGGCGCGTGGTCGCCGGCGATATGTTCGTCGATTGCTCGGGGTTTCGGGCATTGCTGATCGGCGAGACTTTGGGCGCGCCGTTCCACTCGGTCGAAGACGTGCTGTTCAACGATCGCGCGATCGCGATGCAGATTCCCTATGATCGGCCCGACCAGCCGATTGCCCCCTATACCTGCGCGACGGCGCATCCGGGCGGCTGGATCTGGGATATCGGCCTCGCGACCCGGCGTGGGACCGGCTGTGTCTATTCAAGCCGCCACATGTCGGATGACGCGGCCGAGCGCGAGATACGCCGCTATGGCGGCCCGCAGGCGGACAGGCTCGACCTTCGCCTGCTCAAGTTCCGCACCGGTTATCGCACGCAGCAGTGGATCGGCAACACGGTCGCGATCGGCCTCGCGGCGGGCTTTTTCGAGCCGCTCGAATCGACCGGCATCATGCTGATCGAGGTCGCCGCGCGCATGGTGGCGGAGATGATCGGCGGCGGTATCGACAAGGACGCACGGGCCGCCGCCGCACGCACGTTCAATCGCCATATGGCCGCACGCTTTGCCGCCATCGCCGAATTCCTGAAGCTGCATTATTGCATCAGCCGTCGCGTCGACAGCGCCTATTGGCGCGACAATCGCGATCCCGCGACCTGGCCGGAAGGCCTGCGCGACAAATTGGCGCAGTGGCGCCACCGCGCGCCCTCGCGGTTCGATTTCGTGGTCGATTACGAAACCTTCCTGCCGCCGAGCTGGGCGTACATCCTGTTCGGGCTCGGGTTTGATACCGAGGCAGGCCGGCACAGCTTCGCCGCCCGTCCGGACGCCGGCCGTGATGCGATCGCGACTTTCGGCAAGGTGCGTCAGGCTCAGGCACAGGCCTTGGCCGCCTTGCCCGCGCACCGCGCGCTCATCAGCCAATATCACCATCATTGAGAGGCATGGCATGTTCCGCTTCCGCCGCACCTTATGGCTTCTTGGGGCCTCGCTGCTGACCGCACCGCTCGCGGCCCAGACCGCAGCCGATCGCGCCGCGACTTTGGTCGCTAAAATGACGCAGGCCGAAAAACTGCAGCTCGTCCACGGCTGGTGGTATCCGCCGACGGGCGCGCCGACGCCGGGCATGCCCGATGGCTGGGTGCCGTCCGCCGGTTATGTCCCCGGCATTGCGCGCCTCGGCATCCCGGCGTTGCGCGAGAGCGATGCGAGCCTCGGCGTCGCCAACCAGGTCGAGGAGCGCAAGGGCGATACCGCCACCGCGCTTCCCTCCGCACTGGCAACCGCAGCCAGTTTCGACCCCGCGATCGCGCGCGCGGGCGGCGCGATGATCGGTGCGGAAGCGCGCGCCAAGCGCTTCAACGTGCTGCTCGCCGGCGGCGTCAACCTGACGCGCGATCCATGGGGCGGGCGCGATTTCGAATATATGGGCGAGGATCCGCTGCTCGCGGGCAGGATGGCGGGCGCGGCGATCGCCGGCGTGCAGTCGAACCATATCGTCTCGACGGTGAAGCATTTCGTGCTCAACCCGCAGGAGACCGGCCGAAACGTCTATGATGCGCGCCTGGCGGAGGCACCGCTCCGCGAGAGCGACCTGCTGGCGTTCCAGATCGCGATCGCCGACGGTGCGCCGGGATCGGTGATGTGTGCCTACAATCTGCAGAACGGCGCGCACGCCTGCGAAAACGGCTTCAACCTCACGACCGTGCTCAAGCAGGACTGGCATTATCCGGGCTGGGTGATGTCGGACTGGGGCGCGGTCCATTCCACCATTCCGTCGGCCCTTGGCGGGCTCGATCAGGAATCGGGCCAGCAGCTCGACGCGCAGGTCTTCTTCGGCAAGCCGCTCGAAGATGCGCTGGCGCGCGGACAGGTGCCGCAATCGCGGCTCGACGACATGGTCAAGCGCATCCTGACGGGCATGATCGAGACCGGCACGATGGACGATCCCTTGCCCGATGCGGCCACGCCGATCGACTTCGCCGCGCACGCCGATGTGGCGCAGCGCGCAGCGGAAGCGGGCATCGTGCTGCTCAAGAACGAGGGCAATCTGCTGCCTGTGATGGGCGATGCGCGGCGGATCGTGCTGATCGGCGCGCATGCCGACGTTGGCGTGCTTTCGGGCGGCGGATCGAGCCAGGTGCGCTCGGTCGGCGGCGTTCCGGTCGAGATTCCGCTCGCGCGGGGGGAAGCGGCCAGCTTCGCCCGGATGACGTGGCATGCGTCCTCGCCCTTGCACGCGATCCGTGCGCTCACCCCCAATGCCCGCGTGGACTATATCGACGGCAGCGATCCCGCCGCTGCCGCGAAGGCGGCCGTCGGTGCGGACATGGTCATCGTCTTCGCCTGGCAGTGGCAGACCGAGGCGCAGGACGCCGAGACGCTCGCGCTGCCGGACAATCAGGACGCGCTGATCGCGGCGGTGGCCAGGGCGAACCGCCGCACGGCGGTGGTGCTGGAGACCGGCGGCCCGGTGCTGATGCCGTGGCTGCAGCATGTGCCTGCGGTGATCGAAGCGTGGTATCCCGGACAGCGCGGGGGCGAGGCGATCGCCAACATCCTGTTCGGGCGGACTGAACCTTCGGGCAGGCTGCCGATCACCTTTCCCGCCGCCGAGACGCAGGCGCCGCGCCCGAAGCCGGTGGGGCTCGACCTGCTGCATGCGCGCGACCGGACGGATCCGAACGGGCCCATCCCGCACTTCACGATCGATTATCCAGAGGGCGCGAATGTCGGCTATCGCTGGTATCAGATACGCGATCAGCGGCCGCTCTTCGCGTTCGGCCATGGCCTGAGCTACACGCGCTTCACTTATTCCCAGTTGACGGTTCAGGGAGCGAATGTGCGCTTCACCGTCGCCAATATCGGAAAGCGATCCGGGACAGACGTCCCGCAGGTCTATGTCGAAGCCCCCGACAGCGCCGGGGTCAAAAGCTATCGTCTCGCCGCCTGGCAGCGGGTGACGCTGAAGCCGGGCGAGGCCAAGACGATCAGCGTGACGGTGGATCCGCGCGCCGTCGCGGCATGGAACAGCGGCGCGAAACGCTGGACCGTCCCGTCGGCAGCGCTTCCGCTGGTTGTCGGTCACGAGGCAGCCGATCGGGCGCTGGCAGGCCGCATTCGGGTCGACGCACCGGTCGTGAATTGAGATCCTTGGGTCGACGGGGTCGTGATCATGGCCGGCATCTGCAGGCCATGTCTATTTCAGGATGAGGTTCAGGCCCGTCGGGCCTGCAGGATGCGCGGTGGGTCGCGCAGCATCTGCCCCGCAAAGCTTGTCCCGGCCATCTTGTCCGGGTCGATCGGAAGGTCGTGCATCGTCGACAGGATATCGATTCCGCTGACGACATTGCCGAAGGCTGCGAAACCTTGGCCGTCGCCGTTGCGCTGGCCACCGAAATCGAGTTCGGGCGCGTCGCTCAGGCAGATGAAGAATTCCGACGTCGCCAGCGCGGTCGACCAGCCCGGCACCATCCGCGCCATCGAAAGCGTGCCTCGCCTGTGGCGGAGACCGGTCGCCTGCGTCGCTTCCACGCCGATGCCGGGATAAGCGCGGCTGTCGCGCCCGATCCCGCCTTGGATCACGTCGATGGGAATTCCGGTCGGGTCGTCATGCGAGCGCACGACGCGGTAAAAACTCGCGCCATCGTAGAGCGCTGAATCGACGTAGCGGAGGAAATTATCTGCAGTCAAAGGCGTGTTTTCGACGTCGATCTCCAGAAATACGTCGCCATAATCCGTGATTAGATGGATGATAGGCACTATACAGTCTCCCGAACGACTGGATCCATGGCCGGACTCTGGCATCCTTTTGCGCGGACCGCCGCTGCGCTGCCCCTCTGACAGAGCTGCCCCGGTACGCGCTGACGTCGCCGCCAGCGCCCAAGCAGGGGCAATCCTGCGGCTGTCATAAATCTTTCAAGGTCGCTTGCGCGGTCGATCGACATCGTTCTACCATTCTATAACGGGCTTCGCGATTCTCTTCTCATCGGATGGATGGTGTTAATGATCCATAGAACGCGCCTTCTTACGCCTAAGGTCACGCGGCTGGCTAATGGGACGGACTGCCGGCTGACAATGCACGAATTGATCGGCGGCGATGGCGACGGTCCGACGATCGGCATCAGTGCGGCGATGCATGGCGACGAGAATACCGGATCGCAGGCGATGCTGGAATTGTACCGTCGACTGGCATCGATCCCGTTTTCGGGGCGTCTGCTGCTGCTCCCGGTCGCGAATTCCTACGCGATGATCGGAAACAGGCGGTTCGCGCCATTCGACAATCTCAATCTCAATCGCGAGTTTCCCGGCAATGCGCAGGGATCGTTCACGCAGCAGCTGGCTGCGACGATCACGGAAGAGTTTCTCGAGAAGATCGATGTTCATATCGATCTTCACACCGGCACCGACCGTCCGACCGTCGACTATACCTATCTCTGGAACGACGAAGGGCTGACGCGCAGCTTCGGATCGAAGATCCTTTATCGGCCGGACATGGGATCGATGGAATCGGCGTTTCGCGGCACCAGCGCGGACGTCACCTACCGGCTGCGCAAGATCCCGGCAGCGGTGATCGAACTGGGCGGCGGGATCGTCGATCAGACGCCCTATGTCCGGCGCACGGTCGACGGCGTGCTCAACATGCTGCGCTATCTCGGCGTGATCGAGGGCGAGGTCGCGCGGCGCGACGACCAGATCATCATCACGCGGCTTTCGGGGATCAGGCCGACGTCGGGCGGATGGGTCGAGCCATTGGCCCCCCCGCTCGGCGAGCCGGTGCGCGGCGCCGATCCGCTGGCGCGCATCGTCTGCCCCTACACCTTCGAGACGATCGACGAGATCCGCAGCCCCTATGCGAACGGGATCATGGTGATGGGGCACCTCACCCGCAATCTGGTCGAGGCCGGGGACTTCGGCTTCATGGTCGGCGATCTCGACAGCGCCGAGCCGACCGTCGCCTGAACACAAAAGCAAAGGCCGACGTCAATTCGGCAATCCACGAGAACAGAAACGCGATCGAGAGGCAACGTCTTCCAAAAGGGGTCATTCAATGTCGAACTGCAAGATGCTTTTGCGAGGAAGTGCGCTATCGACGATCCTGGCCGCGGCATTGTCGTGGTCGACAGTGGCCGCGGCGCAGGCGGCCAATGCCGGCGCTGCCGATGCGGCGCAGCCGAACGACGGCGAGATCGTGGTGACCGCGCTCAAGCGCGACACGACGCTGCAGAAGACGCCGATCTCGATCTCGGCCGTGACCGGCGACACGCTCTCCAAGTCCGGCGTGCAGAACATCTCGAACCTGGCGGGTGCCGTTCCCAGCCTGACGTTCGTCGATGCCGGCCCCTCGTTCCGCCGCGTGGTGATCCGCGGCATCCAGGCGGCGGGCGAGCCGACCGTGGGCGTTTATTATGACGAAGCGCCGGTGACCGGCGTGATCGGGACGGCCAACGATGCCGGCGGCACGACGCCCGAATTGCGGCTGTTCGACGTCCAGCGCGCCGAGGTGCTGCGCGGCCCGCAGGGGACGCTGTACGGGGCGGGTTCGATGGGTGGTACGCTGCGGATCATCTACAACAAGCCGACCTTCGAGACCGAGGGGCTGGCCGATGCCTCGATCTCCGATACGCAGGATGGCGGGTTCAATTACGAACTCAACGGCATGGTCAACCTGCCGGTGATCACCGACAAGATCGCGGTGCGCGCGGTCGGCTTCTACCAGCATAATGACGGCTATATCGACAACGTCACGTTGGGCGTGAAAGGCATCAACGGCCTGAAATCCTATGGTGGCCGCGTGATGGCGCGGGTCACGCCGACCGAGCGCTTCACGCTCGATCTGGCCGCTTATATCAATCGCACCTACACGGACACGCCGACCTGGATCAAGGAATCCGGCCGCTACAATGCGGATTACTTCACGCGCTTGCCGGTGCGCGACCGCCTCAACCTCTACAGCGCGACCGCCAATTGGGATCTGGACAGCGTCAAGCTCACCGGCGTCGTCTCCTACTTCGTCCGACACATCAAGAGCGCGGACGATCAATCGGAACTGATCCAGTCGCGGCGGACGGCCGCCTCATGCGCCAGCCTGTACAATAGCGGTGCGGCGTGCGGGCCGACCACGCTGAGCAGCTTCTACGGCCTGATCGATTCACAGGCGGACAGCGTCGTCTCGCCTGATCAGGACGTGCATGCGCTGACCACGGAACTCAGGTTGAGCTCGGCTGGCACCGGACCGTTCAACTGGACCGTCGGCGGTTTCTATTCGCACCGTCATGAGTTCGTGCACAATGCCGCGAACAACGTCGACAGCAACGGCGATCCCATTGCGAGCCAGCTGGTCTTCTATCGCAACATCTATGACACGCTGAATCAGGCGGCGGCGTTCGCCGATCTATCGTGGGATATCACCAGCAAGCTGAACATCACCGGCGGCGCACGCTATTTCCATTACTCGCGCAGCGTCGCCGGCGAGACGCCGATGGCCGATGTCCTGCTGGGCGCGCGGCTGGTCCCGCTCACGCGGGCGTCTTCCAAGGAGAACGGCACCGTCGTCAAGGTGAACGCATCCTACAAGTTCACGCCGAACATCATGGCCTATTTCGAGGCAGCACAAGGCTTCCGGCCGGGCGGCGCCAATCAGGTCATCGGCCTGCCCGAGGCGCTGACGCCGTACCAGTCCGATAAATTGTGGGATTACGAGGCTGGCATCAAGACATCCTTCTTCCAGCACAAGCTGACGCTCAACCTCGACGTGTTCAGAATCGACTGGTCGAACCTGCAGGTTACCGGCCGTCCGGCGGCGACGATGGGCACCTTCACCTTCATCACCAATGCCGGCGATGCGCGCGTGCAGGGCGTCGAGCTGGAAGGCGGCATCCGCCCGCTGCGCGGCCTGACGCTGTCGGGCAGCTTCTCGTACATGACCCCGGAGCTGACGCAGGATCAGACCAACGCGACGATCCTCGCCGCAGGCCTCAAGGGCGATCGCATTCCCTACGTGCCGAAGATGACGATGGGCGGCAGCGCAGAATATCGCTTCCCGCTGAACAGGTCGCTGAACGCCTATCTACGCGGCGACTATAACCACCTGAGCGACTCTTATTCGGACTTCAGGCCCAACGCGACCTATACGCGGCGTATCCCGGCCTACGACATGGTCAACGCCCGCGTCGGCATCGAGACCGCCGATGGCAAGCGTGGCGTCTATCTCTACGTCAACAACCTGTTCAACGCGCTTGGTATCACCCGCGAGTTTTCGGGTGCCTTCTGGGTCGGCCGGACCTTGACGAATAGTGCCACGCCGCGGACGGTCGGCCTCAATCTGCGCACGGCGTTCTGAAGCAGGTCGCGCACGGGAGTAAGGAGCGGCGATGACGCGGTTGTTGTTTCGGAATGCGCGCATCTTCGACGGTGTCGATCGTGTCGAGGCACATGACAGCGTCATCGTCGAGGGTGCGCGCATCGCCGAGGTCTCGGCCGCGGCGGAAGGCAGCTTCGATCGCGTGGTGGATTGCGGCGGCCGCACGTTGATGCCCGGTCTGATCGACGCGCACGTGCACGTTTATGCGTTCAACGCCAACCTCAGCCTGAACGACGGCAGCTCGATCGTCGCGCGCACGCTGCATGCCGAGGCGATGATGAAGCGCGCGCTGGCGTCGGGCTTCACCTCGCTGCGCGATGCCGGCGGCGCCGATCGCGAGCTGGCCGATGCGCTGGCGAACCGCATGTTCGTCGGCCCGCGGCTTTTCTACAGCGGCAAGGCGCTCAGCCAGACGGGCGGGCATGGTGACATGCGCGTACCGGGCACGCGCATGTGTGGCTGCGGCTATACCGGCGCGACCAGCGCGCTCGCCGATGGCGAGGACGAGGTGCGCAAGGCGGCACGCGAACAGCTCCGCACCGGCGCCACCCAGATCAAGATCATGGCCTCGGGCGGCGCCGCATCGCCCTCGGACCCGATCTGGATGCTGCAATATTCGGATCGCGAGATCCGTGCCGCGGTCGAGGAGGCCGAGCGGTGGGGCACTTACGTCATGGCGCATGCCTATACGGCGGATGCGATCGCGCGCTGCGCGCGGCTCGGCGTGCGCTCGGTCGAGCATGCCAATCTGATCGACGCCGAGGCGGCGGCGGTGCTGGCCGAGCTTGGAACCTACGTCGTGCCGACACTGGCGACCTATGACGCTTTATTGCGCCATGCGCCCGAGCTGGGCTGGGGTGGCGAACTGATGGAGAAGGTCGAGCTCGTCGCCGCTGCCGGCCGCCGCTCGCTCGCGCTATGCCGCGATGCCGGCGTGAAGATGGGGCTCGGCACCGATCTGCTCGGGCCGATGCAGGTCCATCAATGCGACGAGTTCCGCATCCGCGCAGAGGTGCTCACGCCGCTCGAGATCCTGCGCTCGGCGACCTCGATCAACGCCGAGCTGATGATGCGCACCGGGGAGATCGGCACGATCGCGCCCGGCGCGCTTGCGGACATGATCCTCGTCGACGGCGATCCGCTTGCGGATATCTCGCTGCTGGCCGGCGACGGCAGCGGGGTGGTGCTAGTGGTCAAGGATGGCGAGATCGTCAAATCCACCTTGTCCGCCGGGGAGCCCGTTCTCCGCGCTCAATAGCCCAGGGCGACGCCGGGCCGGCGCGGATCGGCGATGCCGACCAGCGACCCGTCGCTCTGGCGGGCGATCGCCTGGACTGATCCAAAGTGCCAATTATAGGGCGCGGTCGTCCGCACGGTGACGCCGTAATGCTGCGCCAGCCTTTGCCGCGTCTCGTCGGTCACGCGCGATTCGATCGTTGCGGTGCGATAATATTGCGATCCCTGGAAGCGCGGCGCATCGGCCGACTGCTCCAGCGTGAGGCCGTAGCCGAGATAGTTGACCAGCATCAGCGCGACCGCGCGCGACGCGAGGCCGGGCGAGCCGAGCGTGAGCACAGGCGCGCCGCCTTTGGCCACGATCGTCGGCGGGAAGGGCGACAATGTCCGCAGGCCGTCGCCGATCGCGCGTCCGGGGAAGTAATTGGCGCCGTTGGTGACGACACCGTCGATCACCAGCCCGGTGCCGAAGGTCGGCCCGTTCACGCTATGGGTGAGCGACAGCATGTTGCCGTCCTTGTCGACCGCGACGAGCTGGTCGGTGTCGGTCGAGTTGGGATC is a genomic window of Sphingomonas nostoxanthinifaciens containing:
- a CDS encoding MFS transporter, with protein sequence MKSSPESMVLHPLAGLQPEMDIDVKMFLTSMSIFAFGACLAPPTAYGRRMESAADRAENDIMARLFRLMPGIFFGGGLLASIEALLVPRLKLVMHMGYAEAMLAQLAYYSSYLLFALPATWLTARTGALRAIAVALCIISLGCCAFAVAQYSSRYAAMLAALLMISSGATILQIACNGLMATYGAKAAAVSRFTLLQAFNAVGTVAGPVIAAWFLLGQAGPTIPLVPFLALAAGFAILAICIVRDRNLLPHAHASAPTLTRMIALIRRPKIATGTAAIFAYVGAEVTVGILAVGYLTLPDSAAVMPVAAGRLVALYWAGAMVGRFAGAWALRHIAAQRLLARAAIVAALLIAAAILLHGYVGSGALLAVGICNSIMFPTIYGLAMPRDHQDVPAASMWLCIAVIGGAIVPMLAGIIADRTSPSMALILPALCYLVILMFALSADDRPEMQR
- a CDS encoding TonB-dependent receptor; amino-acid sequence: MTRHMLAASSALATILGVAAPAFAQTATAGAPSSAAPQPTDNSGQVGEIVVTATKRETSLERTPIAISAFSQASLDRQQVKDVTGLADFVPSLHFAQQGDQGAILLTLRGIGNDSAYTEVADPEVAIYVDGIYAPRAQGASVLMYDMQRVEVLRGPQGTLFGRNATVGAISMVTAKPTLDGFHANVEAVGGSYSRVGVKGMVNIPVTDNFALRAAFITDRHDGYIDYQTPPSIPGLNRSAFVTSGKKYDAADQKSARLSARWDLGRFKWDLSGEYYKDTGSPILALNQNPAPGQKFWSALVDTAPETDRYSWGVRSNMSYDFTDHIELAYVAGFSRVGGNAVSDADAGAHAPTQSATGTLVLPNGAFGENRTAYSRYDFWSHEVQLKSIGHNAIDWILGGYYSHEVNKIRFDIDQRNGYRDGTFNWSGTFVQADREIDSRAAFGQAVWHATSRINLTGGIRYTSDKKQDIGGRNLTYCGGAASTNPNCYATSNIPGIFGIDTNGAGNITQVLNALNAESAALGYGSLWGTTNNDTKGKWNKVTWLARADMQVTDTTLVYGSVSTGFKSGNIEDGGLLAGPETLTNYEVGSKSRLFGGRATLNLAAYYEDFKGYQVNQAETTRDAAGNITGSQIVTTNAQGAKAYGVEAELTANITRLDRVNLAATYQHTRFDSLVTVNNGIYNVAPTNYRDLKGNELPHAPHFSMTGTYEHDFPLVNGARITPRGTVHYETRSWLSYFNGDGTSGYAAANLPGKGLLGTAYDQQKAYAKIDLGLTYASPGDRYEIEAFGLNVTDKRIRTSAGVSGPTNGLVPVFLSNYEAPATWGVRVRAKF
- a CDS encoding tryptophan halogenase family protein encodes the protein MTAKHIVIVGGGTAGWLTAAYLARAIAARPDGWTISLIESADIGTIGVGEGSFPSLRSTLAMLGRSEAEFLRASDATFKQGVRFVDWAGGPTPGAGGADDYFHPFNLPVGGDAPGLLPFWLDSGEDPARPSYADAVTVQERLIRAGRGPKMRRDPDFSGPMNYAYHFDAAKFGAWLRGVATADGVTRIEGTVASVARADDGDVSTLTLADGRVVAGDMFVDCSGFRALLIGETLGAPFHSVEDVLFNDRAIAMQIPYDRPDQPIAPYTCATAHPGGWIWDIGLATRRGTGCVYSSRHMSDDAAEREIRRYGGPQADRLDLRLLKFRTGYRTQQWIGNTVAIGLAAGFFEPLESTGIMLIEVAARMVAEMIGGGIDKDARAAAARTFNRHMAARFAAIAEFLKLHYCISRRVDSAYWRDNRDPATWPEGLRDKLAQWRHRAPSRFDFVVDYETFLPPSWAYILFGLGFDTEAGRHSFAARPDAGRDAIATFGKVRQAQAQALAALPAHRALISQYHHH
- a CDS encoding beta-glucosidase family protein — translated: MFRFRRTLWLLGASLLTAPLAAQTAADRAATLVAKMTQAEKLQLVHGWWYPPTGAPTPGMPDGWVPSAGYVPGIARLGIPALRESDASLGVANQVEERKGDTATALPSALATAASFDPAIARAGGAMIGAEARAKRFNVLLAGGVNLTRDPWGGRDFEYMGEDPLLAGRMAGAAIAGVQSNHIVSTVKHFVLNPQETGRNVYDARLAEAPLRESDLLAFQIAIADGAPGSVMCAYNLQNGAHACENGFNLTTVLKQDWHYPGWVMSDWGAVHSTIPSALGGLDQESGQQLDAQVFFGKPLEDALARGQVPQSRLDDMVKRILTGMIETGTMDDPLPDAATPIDFAAHADVAQRAAEAGIVLLKNEGNLLPVMGDARRIVLIGAHADVGVLSGGGSSQVRSVGGVPVEIPLARGEAASFARMTWHASSPLHAIRALTPNARVDYIDGSDPAAAAKAAVGADMVIVFAWQWQTEAQDAETLALPDNQDALIAAVARANRRTAVVLETGGPVLMPWLQHVPAVIEAWYPGQRGGEAIANILFGRTEPSGRLPITFPAAETQAPRPKPVGLDLLHARDRTDPNGPIPHFTIDYPEGANVGYRWYQIRDQRPLFAFGHGLSYTRFTYSQLTVQGANVRFTVANIGKRSGTDVPQVYVEAPDSAGVKSYRLAAWQRVTLKPGEAKTISVTVDPRAVAAWNSGAKRWTVPSAALPLVVGHEAADRALAGRIRVDAPVVN
- a CDS encoding peptidylprolyl isomerase — translated: MPESGHGSSRSGDCIVPIIHLITDYGDVFLEIDVENTPLTADNFLRYVDSALYDGASFYRVVRSHDDPTGIPIDVIQGGIGRDSRAYPGIGVEATQATGLRHRRGTLSMARMVPGWSTALATSEFFICLSDAPELDFGGQRNGDGQGFAAFGNVVSGIDILSTMHDLPIDPDKMAGTSFAGQMLRDPPRILQARRA